In one window of Ostrinia nubilalis chromosome 19, ilOstNubi1.1, whole genome shotgun sequence DNA:
- the LOC135081033 gene encoding carboxypeptidase B-like translates to MANLLKSVLLFCAIFYVVCAKHEQYEGHSLYEVFVKNAVQTKFIHELENQIPIQVFVYGHTENPGQILVSKELKSHFEELLASMDVEYNIKVANVREQLELEDKLLANAASKRSNRSSSRLALPYDEIHRYQVVDDYLVRLGNAYPNLVKVESAGSSLLGRDMKYLKISTTNFEDRRKPVIFLMSLLHAREWVTLPATLYAIEKLVIDVTDSDLVNDLDWIILPIGNPDGYEHSHDGDRFWRKNRREGISSFCMGVDLNRNFDAWWGTASSNSWCFDTFHGAGPFSEPETDNIRRILEEHADRIELFIDIHSFGSMVLFGFGTGQLPPNALALNVVGVNMAQAIDRVKWPSKPNYQVGNIVHVLRYTASGGSSDYAQAGAGIPLSYTYELPALNGHTTLLGFLVDPVFIEQAGFETFEGIKAGARFVRDMLSMKRNN, encoded by the exons ATGGCCAACCTTTTAAAGAGTGTTTTGTTATTCTGTGCCATATTTTATGTGGTGTGTGCTAAACATGAACAATACGAagg ACACTCTCTTTACGAAGTCTTCGTGAAGAATGCTGTGCAGACTAAATTCATCCATGAACTGGAAAACCAGATCCCTATCCAAGTGTTCGTCTACGGACACACTGAAAATCCAGGTCAGATCCTCGTCTCCAAAGAGCTGAAGTCACATTTTGAGGAACTCCTGGCATCTATGGATGTGGAGTACAACATCAAAGTAGCAAACGTAAGAGA GCAGTTGGAACTAGAAGACAAGTTGCTGGCTAATGCTGCGTCAAAGCGTAGCAACAGGTCCAGTTCCAGATTGGCTTTACCATACGATGAAATTCACAGATACCAAGTG GTCGACGACTACCTCGTCAGATTGGGCAATGCCTACCCCAATCTGGTGAAAGTAGAATCTGCTGGAAGTAGCTTATTGGGCCGTGACATGAAGTACCTGAAAATCTCCACCACCAACTTTGAG GACAGAAGAAAGCCAGTAATTTTCCTGATGTCCCTGCTCCACGCCCGGGAGTGGGTCACTCTGCCAGCAACACTTTATGCCATTGAGAAACTGGTCATCGACGTTACTGATTCTGACCTAGTCAATGACCTGGACTGGATCATTCTGCCAATTGGCAACCCTGATGGATACGAACACAGTCACGATGGT GATCGTTTCTGGCGTAAAAACCGCCGCGAGGGCATCAGCTCCTTCTGCATGGGAGTCGACTTGAACAGGAACTTTGACGCGTGGTGGGGCACAGCTTCCAGTAATAGCTGGTGCTTTGACACCTTCCACGGCGCTGGACCCTTCTCCGAACCTGAGACTGACAACATCAGACGCATCCTTGAAGAGCACGCTGACCGCATCGAGCTTTTCATTGACATCCACAGCTTCGGCAGCATGGTCTTATTTGGCTTCGGAACTGGTCAGCTCCCTCCCAATGCTCTCGCTCTTAACGTCGTCGGTGTGAACATGGCTCAAGCTATCGACAGAGTTAAGTGGCCTTCCAAACCTAATTATCAAGTTGGAAATATCGTTCACGTTTTAAGATACACCGCATCTGGTGGGTCCAGTGATTATGCCCAAGCTGGGGCAGGAATTCCTTTGTCTTACACCTATGAATTGCCAGCATTAAATGGACATACTACTTTATTAGGTTTTCTAGTTGATCCCGTGTTTATTGAGCAAGCTGGATTCGAGACTTTTGAAGGCATTAAGGCTGGAGCCAGATTCGTCCGCGACATGTTGAGTATGAAGAGAAacaattaa